The genomic segment CCTTCCTACTGGGAATATATTTGTAATGGCCTCGATGAAGTCCATGTTGATATTCAAGTGACGACGATTCCTGACGCAATGCGTGGTGACTACAGTAAAGATCGTGAGTTTAAAATTGAGTTCCAAAATCAACTCAATCAACTATGGCTCGAAAAAGATAACAAAATCAGCGAAATGGCTGACAAAATAACTAGAGGTATTTAGCTCCATGCTAAGTTTTTTACCAGGTCCGATACTGTTCTTTATCAGTTCATTACTTTTAATTATTAACACTGTCGTATGGGCAGGATTAATCAGTATTGGCGGCATCATTAAATTATTCGTGCCAGTGGCTCTAGGTCGTAACCATATTTCACGATTAATGAATCGCTTTATGTGGGCTTGGGCATCATGTAATGGCGGCATTTTAAATTTAATCGCCAAAATTGAATGGGACATTGAGGGACTAGAAGGACTGGATGAAAATGGCTGGTATTTAATTATCAGTAATCATGTCAGTGGATTTGATATTGCTGCACAAACGTATATTTTGCGCAACAACGTACCAATGATGAAGTTCTTTTTAAAACGAGAGCTCATATTTGTCCCATTTTTAGGATTAGGCTGTTGGGCATTGGATATGCCATTTATGAACCGAACCAGCCCAGCCAAACTAAAAAAGAATCCTAAACTCAAAGGCAAAGATTTA from the Shewanella japonica genome contains:
- a CDS encoding acyltransferase, with amino-acid sequence MLSFLPGPILFFISSLLLIINTVVWAGLISIGGIIKLFVPVALGRNHISRLMNRFMWAWASCNGGILNLIAKIEWDIEGLEGLDENGWYLIISNHVSGFDIAAQTYILRNNVPMMKFFLKRELIFVPFLGLGCWALDMPFMNRTSPAKLKKNPKLKGKDLETTRKACEKFIHIPTSIINYVEGSRFTEDKHRRQQSPYRHLLRPKAGGIAFTLSAMGEQFTGLLNMTLAYPDADAKAKEGILYEVMSGRVKKIVVRIEQMPVPEVDSEVYFSQAETRVEFQRWLNQVWFDKDQQLEEIFQQHAPDQKQDN